One genomic region from Metallosphaera tengchongensis encodes:
- a CDS encoding PLP-dependent aminotransferase family protein → MGKWESFFSKDTQLLKSSEIRDLLKLTEGRNVISFAGGLPDPSTFPVEDIKKITNEILESKSSQALQYTATAGVSELREQLVSFSNLRGISNITQNNIFVSVGSQEALYILFNVLVNPGDHVFVEKPTYLTALNVLRTRRPEFHGVPISERGPDLHEMERQLKNLQSEGKKVKLLYIIPTAQNPAGTTMYMEDRKYVMELASKYDFLVVEDDAYGFLVFDGDNPPPLKALDKEGRVIYLGTFSKILSPGLRLGWIVADEEIIREVELFKQNVDLHTPSFNQFIAAEAIRKGVIQNNLPKVKSLYKEKRNQMLSAMDVYFPSNVKRTRPVGGMFVFVWLPGNLNTTQLLQQAMMQGVAYVPGNSFYYDYSGTNTMRINYSFPSKEEINKGIEILGNLIKSKI, encoded by the coding sequence ATGGGTAAATGGGAAAGTTTCTTCTCAAAAGATACTCAGTTACTAAAGTCGTCGGAAATAAGGGATTTGCTTAAGCTCACTGAGGGAAGAAACGTAATAAGTTTTGCCGGAGGACTGCCAGATCCTTCCACTTTTCCTGTTGAAGATATAAAGAAAATAACCAACGAAATCCTTGAGTCAAAGTCCTCGCAAGCCCTTCAGTATACTGCGACGGCAGGAGTATCTGAACTCAGAGAACAACTAGTTTCCTTCTCAAATCTCCGAGGGATATCAAATATCACCCAGAATAACATTTTCGTTAGCGTAGGTAGCCAAGAGGCTCTTTATATTCTTTTCAATGTTCTTGTAAACCCAGGAGATCATGTCTTTGTAGAGAAACCCACATATTTGACTGCCCTTAACGTGCTCAGAACCAGGAGGCCTGAGTTCCATGGCGTTCCTATTAGCGAGAGGGGTCCAGATCTTCACGAAATGGAAAGGCAGTTGAAGAATCTTCAAAGTGAGGGTAAGAAAGTCAAGCTTCTGTACATAATTCCTACAGCTCAGAATCCCGCAGGTACAACAATGTATATGGAAGACCGAAAATATGTCATGGAATTGGCTTCCAAGTACGATTTTCTAGTGGTTGAGGATGACGCCTATGGATTTCTGGTTTTCGATGGTGATAATCCCCCACCACTTAAAGCTCTGGATAAGGAGGGTAGAGTGATATATCTGGGAACTTTTAGCAAGATACTCTCCCCAGGTCTAAGGTTGGGGTGGATCGTTGCAGATGAAGAGATAATCAGGGAGGTTGAACTGTTCAAACAGAACGTAGATCTTCATACACCATCCTTTAATCAATTCATAGCAGCCGAAGCCATTAGGAAGGGCGTAATACAAAACAATTTACCTAAAGTAAAGTCATTGTATAAGGAGAAAAGAAATCAGATGTTAAGTGCAATGGATGTATACTTCCCCTCCAATGTAAAAAGAACGAGACCAGTGGGAGGAATGTTCGTGTTTGTATGGCTTCCAGGTAACTTAAACACCACGCAATTACTCCAACAAGCAATGATGCAGGGTGTAGCCTACGTCCCTGGAAATAGCTTCTACTACGATTATTCTGGCACTAATACCATGAGAATAAACTACAGCTTCCCATCGAAAGAAGAAATAAACAAGGGAATAGAGATACTGGGCAATCTAATCAAATCTAAGATATAG
- a CDS encoding nicotinamide mononucleotide deamidase-related protein, protein MYNAEILTIGNELLNGRTVNTNATHIASKLTLLGFTVRRITTVGDNLKDIHDAVKEILSRNPMLLVTSGGLGPTYDDMTVEGVANALNLKIELNKEAYSEILEKYRSRGLQLTEERLKMAMLPVGAIAIRNEVGIAPGVLISLPGTDILLTPGVPREMESILEKYLKEYLRFKPDIYYYEEFFTVKGVMESELAPFIKRLVKETNIYIKTHPKGHETLSPSLEIQVSANGKTKDEAVYKVKSAIEEIKNKVKSMGGVVV, encoded by the coding sequence ATGTATAACGCCGAGATCCTCACAATAGGAAATGAGCTATTAAATGGAAGGACAGTCAACACTAATGCTACCCACATAGCATCTAAGTTAACACTGTTGGGATTCACAGTCAGGAGGATAACCACAGTGGGAGACAACTTGAAGGACATTCATGACGCGGTAAAGGAAATTTTAAGCAGGAACCCAATGCTCCTAGTTACCAGTGGAGGATTGGGCCCTACATATGACGATATGACAGTGGAAGGTGTTGCGAACGCGTTAAACCTGAAAATAGAACTGAATAAGGAAGCCTATTCAGAGATTTTGGAAAAGTATAGGAGTAGAGGACTACAGTTGACAGAAGAAAGGTTAAAAATGGCAATGTTACCAGTCGGTGCTATTGCAATTAGAAATGAAGTTGGAATAGCCCCTGGAGTTTTGATCTCCTTACCTGGCACAGATATACTACTCACTCCAGGTGTTCCTAGGGAAATGGAGAGTATCTTGGAGAAATACCTAAAGGAGTATCTCAGATTCAAACCCGACATATATTACTACGAGGAGTTCTTCACAGTTAAGGGGGTAATGGAGTCTGAACTTGCCCCTTTTATCAAAAGGTTAGTTAAGGAAACCAACATTTACATCAAAACTCATCCCAAAGGTCACGAGACACTTAGTCCTAGCTTGGAAATTCAAGTGAGCGCAAACGGAAAAACAAAGGACGAGGCAGTTTACAAGGTCAAAAGTGCGATAGAGGAAATTAAAAATAAGGTAAAGTCTATGGGAGGAGTCGTTGTCTAA
- a CDS encoding alpha/beta fold hydrolase, translating into MPILELKDVDIYYEVEGSGSPVVLIHHLAGSTKSWKYVKPLLASRYTVISFDLRGHGRSSVPNYGYTIEDIAVDLVSLLEYLNVRDETLVGHSLGSLVALETSLRRGSDSLVLVGALYKAPDPIPYQSYMDVALRYGMEGLAYYRKIRGEFSELLSTNYYMWRDLVELYKETSVLGYVNAVKGLLSAKNYESLIPQLDKVTLVYGSEDRLKGNSEVFSKAKRYIYKELEGIGHFVNLESPVDLASIINLQAK; encoded by the coding sequence TTGCCTATTCTAGAGCTTAAAGACGTAGACATTTACTATGAAGTTGAAGGGAGCGGGTCTCCTGTTGTACTTATCCACCATTTAGCTGGATCTACCAAGAGCTGGAAGTACGTTAAGCCTCTACTAGCCTCACGATATACTGTGATTTCCTTCGATCTGAGGGGGCACGGCAGGTCTTCTGTTCCAAACTATGGTTACACGATAGAGGATATTGCAGTTGACCTTGTGAGCTTACTTGAGTACCTCAATGTGAGGGATGAAACGCTAGTAGGGCATTCGTTGGGTTCCCTGGTAGCTCTTGAGACCAGCCTAAGAAGGGGATCGGATTCTCTAGTCCTCGTGGGCGCCCTTTACAAGGCACCCGACCCTATACCCTACCAGTCATATATGGATGTCGCGTTAAGATATGGTATGGAGGGATTGGCATATTACAGAAAGATTAGGGGAGAGTTTTCTGAGTTACTTTCGACCAACTACTATATGTGGAGAGATTTAGTCGAACTCTATAAGGAGACCAGCGTTTTAGGATACGTGAATGCAGTGAAAGGTCTATTATCGGCTAAAAATTACGAGTCCTTAATACCTCAGTTAGATAAGGTAACTCTCGTCTACGGAAGTGAGGACAGATTAAAGGGCAACAGTGAGGTTTTTTCTAAAGCAAAGAGGTATATATACAAAGAACTGGAAGGTATTGGTCACTTCGTAAACTTGGAGTCTCCGGTTGATCTAGCATCTATCATAAACCTTCAAGCCAAGTGA
- a CDS encoding DUF2192 domain-containing protein — MVKELYRERMKVLTDLWGKVLDMWESLDRNSLLSMVQQAYEEREIRPFRGFKSTNLYEKELISLFVVGKEGLGLYEEHKQVFDKLLPQEEKFHEIASTIIEKGPDEAYNLSNNDKDILARALRLIFTEVVFSFSSESKLIQALRTLESSPNDAVKHTARSFSRFYTAFKLAESLAEGLIRDKMNYIAMKKAISISIGIEYPLPKSSYVALISKEVFNVSPKIIRKVLEVSVQP; from the coding sequence ATGGTTAAGGAGCTCTATAGAGAGAGAATGAAAGTGCTTACGGATCTCTGGGGAAAGGTTTTGGATATGTGGGAGAGCCTTGACAGAAACAGCTTACTTTCTATGGTTCAGCAAGCGTATGAGGAAAGGGAGATCAGACCGTTTAGAGGGTTTAAATCCACCAATCTCTACGAGAAGGAACTGATCAGTTTGTTCGTAGTTGGGAAGGAGGGACTTGGGTTATATGAAGAGCATAAGCAAGTATTTGATAAATTATTACCTCAAGAAGAAAAATTTCACGAGATAGCCTCCACAATAATAGAGAAAGGACCAGACGAGGCGTACAATTTATCTAATAACGACAAGGACATTTTAGCCAGGGCTTTACGTTTAATATTCACTGAGGTCGTCTTCTCGTTTTCATCGGAGTCTAAGCTTATTCAGGCTCTAAGAACATTGGAGAGCTCTCCCAACGACGCAGTAAAACATACAGCACGGAGCTTCTCCCGTTTCTACACTGCCTTTAAGCTGGCCGAAAGTCTAGCTGAAGGATTAATTAGGGATAAAATGAACTATATAGCGATGAAAAAAGCTATTTCTATTAGTATTGGAATAGAATATCCTTTGCCTAAATCCAGTTATGTAGCATTAATTTCAAAAGAAGTTTTCAACGTTAGTCCAAAGATTATACGAAAAGTCCTTGAGGTCTCAGTGCAACCATAG
- a CDS encoding alcohol dehydrogenase: protein MKSIVFNQGIIVSEQPETPIGSKSVEILPEKVLVDGIENSIFLGLLWVKPGTILGSIGIGKIRDVGVDLPQSMIGKRSLVFPLSEAIGGIGTEVNGLLCERAVVPVDSVITFSENIDDRYLILPHLSVALDIMEKIGDGSTLIIGSGLTAVLIHIFGRDMDINIMYDDGSFRLSNNNKVVNIDKQWDNIVISTMRGWARHLAQRLVKPSGHIFIPKFVNSWPSFIPQRSFLVRPRYRSELLEYLNSKEVEHVIKTYLGYSEDALSSIPTTKPGIIVDVKKVWDKINISAIIE, encoded by the coding sequence ATGAAGTCGATAGTTTTTAACCAAGGTATTATCGTTTCTGAACAGCCAGAGACCCCCATAGGATCTAAAAGTGTCGAGATATTACCTGAAAAAGTCCTCGTTGATGGAATTGAAAACTCCATATTTTTAGGTCTATTATGGGTAAAGCCAGGTACAATACTAGGATCTATAGGGATAGGGAAAATAAGGGACGTTGGGGTCGACTTACCTCAATCAATGATAGGGAAGAGGTCCTTGGTCTTCCCATTATCTGAAGCCATAGGTGGAATAGGAACTGAAGTTAATGGTCTCCTTTGCGAGAGAGCGGTGGTTCCTGTCGATTCAGTAATTACATTTTCAGAAAATATTGATGATAGGTACCTGATTCTCCCACATTTATCAGTAGCCTTGGATATAATGGAGAAAATAGGTGATGGGTCAACTCTCATAATTGGATCAGGTCTTACTGCAGTCCTTATACATATTTTTGGTAGAGATATGGACATAAATATCATGTATGACGATGGGAGTTTTAGATTATCCAATAACAACAAAGTCGTTAACATCGATAAGCAATGGGATAACATTGTAATATCCACCATGAGGGGTTGGGCTAGGCATTTAGCTCAAAGATTAGTGAAGCCCAGCGGACATATATTTATTCCTAAGTTCGTAAATTCGTGGCCATCTTTTATACCGCAAAGGTCGTTCCTCGTTAGACCTAGGTATAGAAGCGAACTGCTAGAATACCTCAACAGCAAAGAAGTAGAACATGTTATAAAGACCTACTTAGGGTATTCGGAGGACGCACTGTCATCGATTCCTACCACAAAGCCTGGAATAATCGTGGATGTAAAGAAGGTATGGGATAAAATAAATATCTCTGCAATTATAGAATAA